The Salvelinus namaycush isolate Seneca chromosome 13, SaNama_1.0, whole genome shotgun sequence genome includes a region encoding these proteins:
- the marco gene encoding macrophage receptor MARCO codes for METSVDRGEGHISSFCQSNPLYDMDMKLSRSDLYTFQSSDLKPAKARGAQRCLNVIVVYLILLTALNALLLYKVFSMESSSLSSSGSRTAKLTDNHLPLGTDQEEDLRTLARNTSLKTISLRGYLGKLQTQVSSLCGEDGQLGQLRTNLGAVNASTTLLQDSVKAFRLLKASPGPQGPTGPPGARGLPGVRVDKGDRGEDGTTGQQGPAGTPGGAATNCSGAPGLPGPQGPKGDMGHIGLPGIPGQNGIKGHTGAQGRDGVQGAPDLKGDTGPTGLPGPIGPEGPRGPAGVNGTRGLVGFPGLPGSPGPLGPRGEKGERAAGSVTANVRIAGGGTRGRVEVMWSGQWGTVCDDGFDTLDGTVICKMLGYQRASTVFTASHGIGRIWLDDLRCTGREASVFDCPHNGMGISNCQHNEDAGVQCV; via the exons ATGGAGACATCAGTAGACAGAGGAGAGGGCCACATCAGCTCGTTCTGCCAGAGTAACCCACTTTATGACATGGACATGAAACTGAGCAGGAGTGACCTGTACACCTTCCAGAGCAGTG ATCTAAAACCAGCCAAGGCCCGAGGAGCACAGCGATGTCTAAATGTTATTGTCGTTTACCTCATCCTTCTGACTGCACTGAATGCCTTACTCCTTTACAAAG TGTTTTCGATGGAGTCTAGTAGTCTCTCCTCCTCTGGCTCCAGAACAGCGAAGCTGACCGACAATCACCTCCCCCTGGGGACGGACCAGGAGGAGGACCTCCGTACCCTTGCCAGAAACACCAGCTTGAAGACCATCTCTCTCAGAGGATACCTGGGGAAGTTACAGACCCAGGTCTCCAGCCTCTGTGGGGAGGATGGCCAGCTGGGCCAGCTGAGAACGAACCTGGGTGCGGTCAACGCCAGCACCACTCTCCTTCAGGACTCCGTGAAAGCATTCAGATTACTCAAAG CTTCACCAGGCCCACAGGGACCTACTG GTCCACCTGGTGCGAGGGGGTTACCTGGTGTGAGGGTGGACAAGGGAGACAGGG GTGAAGATGGTACCACTGGACAACAAGGACCAGCTGGAACACCAG GCGGTGCAGCTACTAACTGTTCAGGAGCCCCTGGGCTGCCAGGACCACAGGGACCAAAGGGGGATATGGGACACATTG GTTTACCAGGGATACCAGGCCAGAATGGGATCAAAGGGCACACTG GAGCCCAGGGGCGTGATGGAGTACAGGGGGCCCCTGATTTGAAGGGTGACACAGGGCCGACAGGACTACCTGGACCCATAGGACCTGAAG GACCAAGAGGACCTGCTGGTGTTAATGGAACAAGAGGacttgtgg GATTTCCAGGGTTGCCGGGAAGTCCCGGACCACTAGGTCCACGTGGAGAGAAGGGTGAAAGAGCAGCTGGATCAG tgacaGCAAATGTGCGTATCGCTGGCGGGGGGACTcgtgggagagtggaggtgatgtGGTCGGGGCAGTGGGGTACGGTGTGTGACGACGGCTTCGACACTCTGGACGGGACCGTGATCTGCAAGATGCTGGGGTACCAACGAGCCTCCACAGTCTTCACAGCCAGCCATG GAATCGGTAGGATCTGGTTGGATGACCTGCGATGCACAGGCAGAGAGGCCAGTGTGTTTGACTGCCCCCACAACGGCATGGGCATCAGCAACTGTCAACACAACGAGGACGCTGGGGtgcagtgtgtgtga